From one Anguilla rostrata isolate EN2019 chromosome 12, ASM1855537v3, whole genome shotgun sequence genomic stretch:
- the LOC135236529 gene encoding G-protein coupled receptor 55 has translation MSNCSFEAVDNLMMSLQLVIYIPIFVFGFILNSLALLVFCFLLKKWTESTIYMTNLALMDMLLLLPMPFKMHATKHQWAADKQLFCSFLESLYFVSVYGSIYTIMCIAVDRYIAIKHPFRAKQLRSPRAALATCALIWVLVLGASTPVYRFRSKNESTFRCFHGFSKEGWSPALIACLEVLGFLGPTLVLVTCSVQIIRTLHRSQQSRARTRACTRIIYSNLCIFLVPFTPCHVGIFLQFLVRNDIIKDCDLQNNISLFVQVAMSLSNITCCLDAFCYYFITREIRTTGDTLRQSFNQRGPTSTSEL, from the coding sequence ATGAGCAATTGCTCCTTCGAGGCTGTGGACAACCTCATGATGTCTCTGCAGCTGGTCATCTACATCCCCATCTTTGTCTTTGGGTTCATCCTGAACAGCCTGGCCCTGCTGGTGTTCTGTTTCCTCCTGAAGAAGTGGACCGAGTCCACCATCTACATGACCAACCTGGCTCTGATGGACATGCTGCTGCTCTTGCCCATGCCCTTTAAGATGCACGCCACCAAGCACCAATGGGCCGCAGACAAACAGCTCTTCTGCTCCTTCCTGGAGAGCCTGTACTTTGTCAGCGTTTACGGCAGCATCTACACCATCATGTGCATCGCCGTGGACCGCTACATCGCCATCAAGCACCCATTCCGGGCCAAGCAGCTGCGCTCTCCGCGGGCCGCCCTGGCGACGTGCGCGCTCATCTGGGTGCTGGTGCTGGGCGCCAGCACGCCCGTGTACCGCTTCCGCAGCAAGAACGAGAGCACCTTCCGCTGCTTCCACGGCTTCTCCAAGGAGGGCTGGAGCCCGGCCCTGATCGCTTGCCTGGAGGTGCTGGGCTTCCTGGGCCCGACATTGGTGTTGGTGACCTGCTCTGTCCAGATCATCCGCACACTGCACAGGTCGCAGCAGAGCAGGGCCAGGACCCGAGCCTGCACCCGCATCATCTACAGCAACCTGTGCATCTTCCTGGTGCCCTTCACGCCCTGCCACGTGGGCatcttcctgcagttcctggtGCGGAACGACATCATCAAGGACTGTGACCTGCAGAACAACATCAGCCTCTTTGTGCAAGTGGCCATGAGCCTGTCCAACATCACCTGCTGCCTGGATGCTTTTTGCTACTACTTCATCACCAGGGAGATCCGCACAACCGGAGACACCCTCAGACAATCCTTCAATCAGCGCGGGCCCACCAGCACCTCTGAATTGTGA
- the gpr55a gene encoding G-protein coupled receptor 55a isoform X1 yields the protein MNLTSVQEEMSEYIVSWVQWFIYIPTIALGLPLNLLALWTLFFKIRRFTETTAYVTSLVINDILLIFSLPFKIYAYNQQWGLGRGFCSFLESLIYINIYGSILFIVCISVDRYITLRFPFTISKFRSPQKAAVLCLAIWVLIFGVSPAVYQLHDHGDSCFQNFSNATWNKVEIVVSLETVFSASTIIMVFCSTNVLLILKGLRNRNPQDKKLQNNKSVKIVISNLVTFLVCFIPYHVAVLIYFWAKNSSSVREKIDQLRMFLHISSSVSSVNCLFDGICYYYILLENWQAASVADTQTRADTRPMDG from the exons ATGAATTTAACTTCTGTGCAAGAAGA AATGTCAGAGTACATCGTCTCGTGGGTCCAGTGGTTCATCTACATCCCAACAATCGCTCTTGGCCTCCCATTGAACCTCTTAGCTCTGTGGACATTGTTTTTCAAGATAAGACGATTCACAGAGACAACTGCTTATGTTACCAGCCTTGTTATAAATGACATCCTTCTCATATTCTCCTTGCCTTTCAAGATATATGCTTATAACCAACAATGGGGTCTGGGACGTggattttgttcatttctggaGAGCCtgatatatataaacatatatggAAGCATTTTGTTTATAGTATGCATTTCAGTGGATCGCTATATTACACTGAGGTTCCCCTTCACAATTTCCAAGTTTCGCTCTCCACAGAAGGCTGCAGTGCTCTGCCTTGCGATATGGGTCTTAATTTTTGGAGTCAGCCCTGCAGTTTACCAATTGCATGACCACGGGGACAGTTGTTTCCAAAATTTCTCCAACGCAACCTGGAACAAGGTGGAAATTGTTGTGTCTTTGGAGACCGTGTTCTCGGCCAGCACAATCATCATGGTTTTTTGTTCCACGAATGTCTTGTTAATTCTGAAAGGCTTGAGAAATCGAAACCCACAGGACAAAAAGCTGCAGAATAACAAGTCAGTGAAGATCGTCATCAGCAACCTTGTCACATTTCTGGTGTGCTTCATCCCCTATCATGTTGCtgtgcttatttatttctgGGCAAAAAACTCATcctcagtgagagagaaaattgATCAATTGAGAATGTTTTTACACATCAGTTCTTCTGTGAGTAGTGTTAACTGTTTGTTTGATGGAATATGCTACTATTATATATTGCTGGAGAACTGGCAGGCAGCTTCAGTGGCTGACACCCAGACACGAGCAGACACGAGGCCTATGGATGGCTGA
- the gpr55a gene encoding G-protein coupled receptor 55a isoform X2 produces MSEYIVSWVQWFIYIPTIALGLPLNLLALWTLFFKIRRFTETTAYVTSLVINDILLIFSLPFKIYAYNQQWGLGRGFCSFLESLIYINIYGSILFIVCISVDRYITLRFPFTISKFRSPQKAAVLCLAIWVLIFGVSPAVYQLHDHGDSCFQNFSNATWNKVEIVVSLETVFSASTIIMVFCSTNVLLILKGLRNRNPQDKKLQNNKSVKIVISNLVTFLVCFIPYHVAVLIYFWAKNSSSVREKIDQLRMFLHISSSVSSVNCLFDGICYYYILLENWQAASVADTQTRADTRPMDG; encoded by the coding sequence ATGTCAGAGTACATCGTCTCGTGGGTCCAGTGGTTCATCTACATCCCAACAATCGCTCTTGGCCTCCCATTGAACCTCTTAGCTCTGTGGACATTGTTTTTCAAGATAAGACGATTCACAGAGACAACTGCTTATGTTACCAGCCTTGTTATAAATGACATCCTTCTCATATTCTCCTTGCCTTTCAAGATATATGCTTATAACCAACAATGGGGTCTGGGACGTggattttgttcatttctggaGAGCCtgatatatataaacatatatggAAGCATTTTGTTTATAGTATGCATTTCAGTGGATCGCTATATTACACTGAGGTTCCCCTTCACAATTTCCAAGTTTCGCTCTCCACAGAAGGCTGCAGTGCTCTGCCTTGCGATATGGGTCTTAATTTTTGGAGTCAGCCCTGCAGTTTACCAATTGCATGACCACGGGGACAGTTGTTTCCAAAATTTCTCCAACGCAACCTGGAACAAGGTGGAAATTGTTGTGTCTTTGGAGACCGTGTTCTCGGCCAGCACAATCATCATGGTTTTTTGTTCCACGAATGTCTTGTTAATTCTGAAAGGCTTGAGAAATCGAAACCCACAGGACAAAAAGCTGCAGAATAACAAGTCAGTGAAGATCGTCATCAGCAACCTTGTCACATTTCTGGTGTGCTTCATCCCCTATCATGTTGCtgtgcttatttatttctgGGCAAAAAACTCATcctcagtgagagagaaaattgATCAATTGAGAATGTTTTTACACATCAGTTCTTCTGTGAGTAGTGTTAACTGTTTGTTTGATGGAATATGCTACTATTATATATTGCTGGAGAACTGGCAGGCAGCTTCAGTGGCTGACACCCAGACACGAGCAGACACGAGGCCTATGGATGGCTGA